One stretch of Pseudomonas azotoformans DNA includes these proteins:
- the ccoN gene encoding cytochrome-c oxidase, cbb3-type subunit I — MNTAAIGQAYNYKVVRQFVIATIAWGVVGMAMGVWIASQLVWPEMNLDLPWTTFGRLRPLHTSLVIFGFAGSAQFAASYYAVQRTCQVRLFSNRLAAFTFWGWQSVIVIMLVSLPLGYTTTKEYAEIEFSGAVWMAVVWVAYAIVFFTTVVRRKTQHIYVGNWFFGAFILVIAMLHVVNHLAIPVDWFKSYPVYSGATDAMVQWWYGHNAVGFFLTTGFLGMMYYFVPKQVGRPVYSYRLSIVHFWALITLYIWAGPHHLHYTALPDWAQSLGMAMSLILLAPSWGGMINGMMTLSGAWHQLRTDPILRFLVLSLAFYGMSTFEGPMMAIKTVNALSHYTDWTIGHVHAGALGWVAMITFGSLYHMIPKVFGREQMHSVGLINLHFWLATIGTVLYIASMWVNGITQGLMWRAVNDDGTLTYSFVEALQASHPGFVVRFAGGVFFLTGMLLMAYNTWRTVRVADLKVAQLDARIA; from the coding sequence ATGAACACCGCAGCAATCGGACAGGCGTATAACTATAAGGTCGTCCGCCAATTCGTTATCGCCACGATCGCCTGGGGCGTGGTGGGCATGGCCATGGGCGTTTGGATCGCCTCGCAACTGGTCTGGCCGGAAATGAACCTGGACCTGCCCTGGACCACCTTTGGCCGCTTACGCCCCCTGCACACCAGCCTGGTGATTTTCGGTTTTGCCGGCAGTGCACAGTTTGCCGCCAGCTATTACGCGGTACAGCGTACCTGCCAGGTGCGGCTGTTTTCCAACCGCCTCGCGGCGTTTACCTTTTGGGGTTGGCAGTCGGTGATCGTAATCATGCTGGTCAGCCTGCCGCTGGGCTACACCACCACCAAGGAGTACGCCGAGATCGAATTCTCCGGCGCGGTGTGGATGGCAGTGGTCTGGGTGGCGTACGCCATTGTGTTTTTCACCACCGTGGTGCGGCGCAAGACACAGCACATCTACGTGGGCAACTGGTTCTTCGGCGCGTTTATTCTGGTGATCGCCATGTTGCATGTGGTCAACCACCTGGCGATCCCGGTGGACTGGTTCAAGTCCTATCCGGTGTATTCCGGTGCGACCGATGCCATGGTGCAGTGGTGGTATGGGCATAACGCCGTAGGGTTTTTCCTGACTACCGGTTTCCTGGGGATGATGTATTACTTCGTGCCGAAACAGGTCGGACGCCCGGTGTACTCCTATCGCTTGTCCATCGTGCACTTCTGGGCGCTGATCACCCTGTACATCTGGGCCGGCCCGCACCATTTGCACTACACCGCCCTGCCCGACTGGGCGCAATCGCTGGGCATGGCCATGTCGCTGATCCTGCTGGCGCCAAGCTGGGGCGGGATGATCAACGGCATGATGACCTTGTCCGGGGCCTGGCATCAGTTGCGCACCGACCCGATCCTGCGTTTCCTGGTGCTGTCCCTGGCGTTCTACGGCATGTCGACGTTCGAGGGGCCGATGATGGCGATCAAGACCGTCAACGCCCTCTCCCACTACACCGACTGGACCATCGGCCACGTACACGCCGGTGCCCTCGGCTGGGTGGCGATGATCACCTTCGGTTCGCTGTACCACATGATTCCCAAGGTGTTCGGCCGCGAGCAGATGCACAGCGTGGGGCTGATCAACCTGCACTTCTGGCTGGCGACCATCGGCACCGTGCTCTACATCGCGTCAATGTGGGTCAACGGCATCACCCAGGGCTTGATGTGGCGCGCGGTCAACGATGACGGCACCCTCACCTATTCGTTTGTCGAGGCCTTGCAGGCCAGCCACCCGGGGTTTGTGGTGCGCTTTGCCGGTGGCGTGTTTTTTCTGACCGGTATGCTGCTGATGGCCTACAACACCTGGCGCACGGTGCGTGTCGCGGACCTGAAAGTGGCGCAGCTTGATGCGCGGATCGCCTGA
- a CDS encoding cbb3-type cytochrome c oxidase subunit 3 has protein sequence MWGLLMVVCLYGAVEYCLRGQSDKSLDDASLMPFADDPEVARRVELATGKRVHSVAPEEAKPGWTNLDM, from the coding sequence ATGTGGGGCCTATTGATGGTGGTATGCCTGTATGGCGCGGTGGAGTATTGCTTGCGCGGTCAATCGGACAAAAGCCTGGACGACGCCAGCCTGATGCCTTTCGCCGATGACCCGGAAGTGGCACGGCGGGTGGAGTTGGCGACCGGCAAACGGGTGCACTCGGTCGCACCGGAGGAAGCCAAGCCCGGGTGGACCAACCTGGACATGTGA
- a CDS encoding aspartate/glutamate racemase family protein gives MRTIGLIGGMSWESSAEYYRIINQRIRDQLGPLRSAQLLMYSVDFGPVEQAQHAGRWDDAALILEDAARRLQAGGADCVVLCTNTMHLVASRIEAAVSIPFLHIADAAGAAAVEAGTLTVGLLGTAFTMEQDFLKSRLAAQGLTVLVPEADERQAVHRIIYEELCVGVISEASRKVYQGVIKSLAARGAQAIILGCTEIGLLIKPEHSHLPLLDTTELHAQAAVAFALQG, from the coding sequence ATGCGTACCATCGGCCTTATCGGCGGCATGAGCTGGGAGTCCAGCGCCGAGTACTACCGCATCATCAACCAGCGCATACGCGACCAGCTCGGCCCGCTACGCTCGGCGCAACTGTTGATGTACAGCGTGGACTTCGGCCCGGTGGAACAGGCGCAACACGCCGGGCGCTGGGATGACGCCGCACTGATCCTCGAAGACGCCGCGCGCCGTTTGCAAGCCGGTGGCGCCGACTGTGTAGTGCTGTGTACCAACACCATGCATTTGGTGGCATCGCGTATCGAGGCGGCGGTGTCGATTCCGTTCCTGCATATCGCCGATGCAGCGGGTGCGGCTGCCGTGGAAGCCGGCACGCTGACGGTCGGCCTGCTCGGTACGGCGTTCACCATGGAACAGGATTTCCTCAAGTCGCGCCTGGCCGCCCAAGGCCTGACCGTGCTGGTGCCGGAGGCCGACGAGCGCCAGGCCGTGCACCGGATCATCTATGAGGAGTTGTGCGTCGGCGTGATCAGCGAAGCGTCACGCAAGGTCTACCAAGGTGTGATCAAGTCCCTGGCCGCACGCGGCGCCCAGGCCATCATCCTCGGCTGCACGGAAATCGGCTTGCTGATCAAGCCCGAACACAGCCACCTGCCGCTGCTGGACACCACCGAGCTGCATGCGCAGGCTGCGGTGGCGTTTGCTTTGCAGGGCTAA
- a CDS encoding GNAT family N-acetyltransferase codes for MHTPEPHIVIQRFTEAHLEGVAALYNEPAVCRQVLQMPFQSVEMWRKRLVMDNERRLQLVAVHGGEVIGQLGLEQYLRVRQAHVGSFGMGVATAWQGKGVGSRLLTAALDVADNWMNLHRVELTVYADNEAAQRLYRKFGFEVEGVLRDYALRDGRFVDTVSMARLRKLA; via the coding sequence ATGCACACGCCTGAACCCCATATCGTGATCCAGCGCTTCACCGAGGCTCACCTTGAAGGCGTCGCTGCGCTCTACAACGAACCGGCCGTGTGCCGTCAGGTGTTGCAAATGCCTTTCCAGTCGGTCGAGATGTGGCGCAAACGCCTGGTGATGGACAACGAGCGGCGCCTGCAACTGGTGGCGGTGCATGGCGGTGAGGTGATCGGCCAATTGGGCCTGGAACAGTACCTGCGCGTGCGCCAGGCCCATGTCGGTTCGTTCGGCATGGGCGTGGCAACGGCGTGGCAGGGCAAGGGTGTTGGCTCACGGCTGTTGACGGCCGCGCTGGACGTGGCCGACAACTGGATGAACCTGCACCGGGTGGAACTCACGGTGTACGCCGACAACGAAGCGGCGCAGCGGCTGTACCGCAAGTTCGGGTTTGAGGTCGAAGGCGTATTGCGTGATTACGCCCTGCGTGACGGCCGGTTTGTCGACACCGTGAGCATGGCGCGCCTGCGCAAGTTGGCTTAG